A window of the Bacillus sp. A301a_S52 genome harbors these coding sequences:
- a CDS encoding glycosyltransferase yields MIKLTVFTPTYNRGYCLHQCYESLKRQTNKHFIWLIVDDGSTDNTEELVKQWVGEQALTIHYVKQANQGMHGAHNTAYETIDTELNVCLDSDDIFHEKAVERILSFWEAYGSNKVSGFVALNANEAGDVLGSELPQGLTSSTLFDLYYKHGITGDKKLIYRTEVAKAFPYPLFEGEKYVGLAYKYYKLDEQYPLLLMNEVVCLVEYRPDGSTMNMLRQYKTNPKGFAFYRHQLMTLSLANTKFKFRQAIHYVSSSLLSKNKAFFKESPSPWLTVAALPLGACLYVYINLKSLKELKGSQ; encoded by the coding sequence ATGATAAAACTGACGGTCTTCACGCCAACATATAATCGTGGATACTGCCTTCATCAATGCTATGAAAGCTTGAAAAGGCAGACAAATAAACATTTTATATGGTTAATTGTTGATGATGGCTCAACTGATAACACAGAGGAACTTGTTAAACAGTGGGTGGGCGAACAAGCACTTACCATCCATTATGTTAAACAAGCGAATCAAGGCATGCATGGCGCTCACAATACGGCTTATGAAACAATTGATACGGAGTTAAATGTTTGTCTTGATTCAGATGATATATTTCATGAAAAGGCTGTGGAAAGGATTTTGTCATTTTGGGAAGCTTATGGGTCAAATAAAGTTAGTGGCTTTGTGGCTTTAAACGCTAATGAAGCAGGGGACGTGCTCGGTAGTGAACTGCCGCAAGGACTCACATCATCAACATTGTTTGATCTTTATTACAAGCACGGTATAACAGGGGATAAAAAGCTGATTTACCGTACTGAGGTGGCTAAAGCTTTTCCGTATCCCCTTTTTGAGGGAGAAAAGTACGTCGGACTGGCTTACAAATATTATAAACTAGATGAGCAGTATCCTTTATTATTAATGAATGAAGTTGTTTGTCTCGTGGAATATAGGCCTGACGGCTCTACTATGAACATGCTGCGACAATATAAAACGAACCCGAAAGGTTTTGCTTTTTATAGACACCAGCTCATGACACTATCATTAGCTAATACTAAATTTAAATTTCGCCAGGCGATTCATTACGTATCAAGCTCATTACTGAGTAAGAATAAAGCGTTTTTTAAAGAAAGCCCATCTCCTTGGCTTACTGTTGCAGCTCTGCCATTAGGAGCATGTTTGTATGTTTATATAAATTTAAAATCTTTAAAAGAATTGAAAGGATCTCAGTAA
- a CDS encoding glycosyltransferase family 1 protein — translation MGSPVRVLHAVVNMNRGGAETLIMNLYRHLDRSAVQFDFLTSYEGEFDAEITSLGGQVHRLPALKEVGHFQYLKAVNDFFKTNKQYSVVHAHMDKMSGHILSSAKRHGVAIRIAHSHSTSSEGHLAIRSYKWYTGQKINRAATDRLACSQSAGSWLFGRSVNFKKINNSIDSKSFEYSHEKRMNVRKEFGLSEEHFVLGHVGRFSQPKNHTFLIHMFLKVVTHIPNARLLLVGEGPLKENIMSLVERLKLEDHIVFLGKRSDIPDLLTGCDAFVFPSLYEGLPVSLVEAQASGLPCLVSDHVTHEIDIGAGLIQFLTLRESEQWVKSLIALERNRPKRESQHERVVEKGFNILETATALQSFYLKRMKEVSHDKTDGLHANI, via the coding sequence ATGGGCAGTCCAGTAAGAGTTTTGCATGCAGTCGTGAATATGAATCGAGGCGGTGCTGAAACGTTGATTATGAATTTATATCGGCACCTTGATCGTTCAGCGGTACAATTTGATTTTCTCACGTCTTATGAAGGGGAATTTGATGCTGAAATTACAAGCCTCGGTGGACAGGTGCACCGCTTGCCAGCCTTAAAAGAAGTAGGGCATTTTCAATACTTAAAAGCTGTTAATGATTTTTTTAAGACAAATAAACAGTACTCTGTTGTCCATGCACATATGGATAAAATGAGCGGGCATATCTTATCTTCTGCTAAACGACACGGTGTAGCTATTAGAATTGCTCATAGTCACAGCACTTCAAGCGAAGGTCATTTAGCTATTCGTTCTTATAAGTGGTACACAGGTCAGAAGATTAATAGAGCAGCAACAGACCGATTGGCATGCTCACAATCAGCTGGTAGCTGGCTATTTGGGCGTTCAGTCAACTTTAAAAAAATTAATAATAGTATTGATAGCAAAAGCTTTGAGTACTCTCATGAAAAAAGAATGAATGTTAGAAAAGAATTCGGTCTGTCAGAAGAGCATTTTGTTCTTGGACATGTAGGACGCTTTAGTCAGCCGAAGAACCATACTTTCTTAATTCATATGTTCTTAAAAGTGGTTACTCACATCCCAAATGCACGCTTGCTTCTTGTTGGTGAAGGGCCTTTAAAAGAAAATATAATGTCTCTTGTAGAACGCTTAAAACTTGAAGACCATATCGTTTTTTTAGGAAAAAGGTCCGACATTCCTGACTTGTTAACCGGGTGTGATGCCTTTGTCTTTCCATCATTATATGAAGGTTTACCTGTTTCTTTAGTTGAAGCACAAGCGTCAGGGCTTCCTTGTCTCGTTTCAGATCACGTGACACATGAAATTGATATAGGGGCTGGCTTAATTCAATTTTTAACTTTAAGGGAGAGTGAGCAATGGGTAAAATCCCTTATAGCGTTGGAAAGGAATCGTCCTAAACGCGAATCTCAGCATGAGCGTGTTGTTGAGAAAGGCTTTAATATTTTAGAGACGGCAACTGCTTTACAATCTTTCTACCTTAAGCGAATGAAGGAGGTAAGCCATGATAAAACTGACGGTCTTCACGCCAACATATAA
- a CDS encoding glycosyltransferase family 4 protein — MQSNKILLCATVDYHFKAFHLPFMKWLKEQGWEVHVAAAGQQTLAYVDKKFDIPIQRSPFKTENFQAYQQLKRIIRKEQYSIIHSHTPMGGVIARLAGRWARVNLNTKAIYTAHGFHFCKGAPMKNWLLYYPIERTLSFLTDTLITINSEDYKRALTHRFSCNEIAHIHGVGVDTSIFKPVGNLVKKKKKVELGFGENDFLLVYAAEFNRNKNQQLLIRMMANLVKRAPHVKLLLAGPGDMGGCKELATRLGVQHHISFMGLRDDIKDVLPVCDIAVGSSLREGLPVNIMEAMACGLPVIATKNRGHSELIASGENGWIIENPVPELFAEKVMLLIKNEEMRKQLGEAGRNIILSTYSINIVLGELTHIYKKYMDEEGVSEWAVQ, encoded by the coding sequence ATGCAGTCTAACAAAATTTTATTATGTGCCACAGTAGACTATCATTTTAAGGCATTTCATCTTCCTTTTATGAAATGGCTTAAGGAACAAGGTTGGGAAGTTCATGTAGCAGCAGCGGGGCAGCAGACGTTAGCTTATGTCGACAAAAAATTCGATATACCAATTCAGCGATCGCCTTTTAAGACAGAAAACTTTCAAGCTTATCAACAACTGAAGCGTATCATTCGTAAGGAACAGTATTCGATTATCCATAGTCACACACCAATGGGTGGTGTTATAGCAAGACTTGCCGGAAGATGGGCAAGAGTAAACCTAAATACAAAAGCGATTTATACGGCTCATGGCTTTCATTTTTGTAAAGGAGCACCGATGAAAAATTGGTTACTCTATTATCCGATAGAGAGAACACTAAGCTTTTTAACGGATACGTTAATTACAATTAACAGTGAAGATTATAAAAGAGCTTTAACTCATCGTTTTTCTTGCAACGAGATAGCACATATTCATGGTGTCGGTGTTGATACTAGTATCTTTAAACCTGTTGGAAACCTAGTGAAGAAGAAGAAAAAAGTAGAGCTAGGTTTTGGTGAAAATGACTTTTTACTTGTTTATGCAGCAGAATTCAATCGGAATAAAAATCAGCAATTATTAATTCGAATGATGGCTAATTTAGTTAAACGAGCACCTCACGTGAAATTACTACTTGCTGGACCTGGCGATATGGGGGGCTGTAAAGAATTAGCGACGCGTTTAGGGGTTCAGCATCATATATCATTTATGGGATTAAGAGATGATATTAAAGATGTCCTTCCTGTTTGTGATATCGCAGTAGGGTCAAGTTTAAGAGAAGGTCTGCCAGTTAACATTATGGAAGCCATGGCGTGCGGCCTGCCAGTCATCGCCACTAAAAATCGCGGCCATTCTGAACTTATAGCCTCTGGTGAAAATGGATGGATCATAGAAAATCCTGTTCCAGAGCTTTTCGCCGAAAAGGTAATGCTATTAATTAAAAATGAAGAGATGCGTAAGCAGCTAGGTGAAGCGGGGAGAAATATTATTTTATCCACCTACAGTATAAACATCGTGTTGGGCGAGTTAACACATATTTATAAGAAATATATGGACGAAGAGGGTGTCAGTGAATGGGCAGTCCAGTAA